The Nicotiana tomentosiformis chromosome 2, ASM39032v3, whole genome shotgun sequence genome includes the window AATCCATAGTGGTGAACCTGGCATTTGCTTCCAAAGGCGTGTTCACTGGCTTTGCTCCACTCAAGCCAACATCAGAGATTAACTCAAGAGTGTATTTTATCTGATTGAGTAGTATGCCATCATGTGATATCAATACCTCAATTCCTAGGAAGCTCCTCAGTTCACCTAGGTCCTTGACTTTGAAATTATTGTGCAATGTGCTCTTTGCTTGGTCAATTAGCCTCCTACTGTTCCCAGTAATTAAGTAGATCATCTACATACACTAGGACAATAACTAGTTATTCACCTTCCTTCTTTGTAAACAAAGAATGATCATATAGACTTTGAATGTATTTGGCTGCTTGTAGAGCATCTGTAAGTTTGATACTCCACTATATAGAGGCTTGTTTTAAGCCATATAGTGACTTGAGCAGCTTGCATACTTTATACTCCCCCTGTTTTTCAAACCCTTAAGGAAAATCCATATAGACCTCCTCTAATAGGTCACCTTGTAGGAAAGCATAATTTACATCCATATAATACAGAGGCCAATTCCTTGAGGCTGCAACACTGATTAATGTCCTTACAGTCACCATTTTAGCAATTGGTGAGAATGTTTCATGATAATATAAACATTCTCGTTGAGTGTATCCTTTGGCCACAAGCCTGGCTTTGTATTTGTCTACTTCTCCATTTGGCTTGTAGTTAATTTTGTACACCCATTTTGATCCAACTGCCTGCTTCCCTTTAGGTAAGTCTGCGAGTTACCAAGTCTGGTTCACATCTAATGCATTGACTTCCTGTTGCATAGCTTCAATCCATCTCTGATATTGAGATGCTTCTTTAAAGGTCTTGGGCTCTGTGGGTGCTGAGAACAGACTTAGATATTCTTGATAACCTGTGGACAAATAATCATACTCCACATAGTTAGCAATGAAGTATAAGCAGTTAGGAGCCTTGCCCTTAGAGGTCACATAGTCTTTAAGCCAGATTGGTGGCCTGGTAACTCTTTTGCCTCTACCATTCTCTGCAATTTGCCCAGTAATACTAAGCTCTGCTGCTGCTGATTTAACTCTTTGTACTGAATTATCAGGTTCTTCTGTTATTGATTCAGATCCTTGCACTGAACTCTCAGAATTTGCAGGTTGTATATTATATTGAGAAATAGATGCATTGTCTGCTGTATTTGTCTCATGACCATCAGTGGTGTGAGGTTTTGTTGTTTCTTCTGCTATTGTGTCACTATTATTGTCATGCTGCATTGTGGGAGGATGATCTGGTGGTGGTGGTGTATGAGCTTGTCAGTGTCTGCTAATGTTTGTTATATCATTGATTGGTATGAACAATACCTCCTCTTCATTTTCAACCTGCATGGCTCTAAAAGGAAGAATCCCTTCTCTGAAGCTTACATCCCTGCTAACAAAGAAAGTCTTGGAATCTAGATCAAGTAACCTATATCCCTTTTGAACTTCAGAGTACCCCATTAGTACTTTCCTTCTTGCCCTTGAGGCTAGTTTGTCACCCCTGGGCAGGCTGTTTGCGTAGTACAAACAACCAAATACCCTTAGATGATCCAGTCTAGGTTCCTTACCATAAAGCAACTCATAGGGTGTTTTTccatctagtatagcaatgggtaATTTGTTGATCAAATAGACTGCAATCTTTACACACTCTCCCCAGAATTTAACTGGAATTGAACTGTGTATTTTAAGGGCCCTTGCCACCTCTAATATATGTATATGCTTTCTTTCAACTgttccattttgttgaggtgtataAGCACAACTACTTTGATGAACTATGCCAAGGGAAGATAACAATCCATTACATTGTGAATTGAAACATTTTGTGCGATTGTCTGATCTCAGTACCTTTACAGAAACATCAAACCGATTCCTTACTATTGTTAAGAAGTCTTTAAGCACAATTGAAACCTCACATTTGGATTGAATTATAGAGACCCAAGTATATCTACTGTAATCATCAACTAcagttacaaaatattattttctttcaaatgTAGCCTTTCTATAAGGTCCCCAGACATCAACATGAATCAACTGAAAAATACTACTAGATTTACTCTTACTAACAGGAAAATTTAACCTGATTTTCTTTGCCATTGGGAACACTGAGCAGTTCTCATGTACTACATTATTGACTTTATTCTTTAAGCTAGGGATATGTTACATTGCAACTGTTGATGGGTGCCCCAGCCTTAGATGCCATAACTCTGCTTCATTTCCTCCTCCGGTTATTGTTGCTCCTATTGTGGGTTTGAACTCTCTCTATAGAATGTAAAAATCATTACTTTCTCTACCAATCCCCATTACCTTGCTATTGTAAAGTACCTGAAATACACAGAAGTTAGGGGACACTGAAAGTAGATTAAATTTGAAGCTGGGATATGCAACACATTTGTGATTTTATGACTCCCTAAAATTATTGTATTTGCTTCACATGCTATGGAAGATCTACTTCCTGTTGGCACGTGCACTCTACTGTCATGTTGTTTTTCCAAGCTCCTTTGTTCTTCTAATAGTTTCTTGCATGGTATAATATGATGAGATGCTCCAGAATCAATTATCCACTCACAGGCATAGGTACTAGATAACAATGTAACAGTACCTGCCATCACATTTAAGGTACTGTCATTAGATGGTGGCTTGTTCAGGAGGTCCATCAACTGTGAGTATTCTTCCTCAGCGAAGAAATGTCCTTGCATCTGATTTTCAGTTGTTGCATTATTGGCATATGGTCTGAATCCTCCACTAGACTGTGCTCTACCACCCAGCTAGCCTGTGTTTCCACCAAATTATCTAGTTTTCTTCTTACTTTTAAAATCTGGAGGATATCCTACAATTTTGTAGCAGTTTTCCTTCAAGTGACCCTTGTAACTACAGTGTTCACAGATTAACCCTGTGTCCTTTGGTTTGAATCCTTGTGTCtttcctgctaacatagtaagtGAATCCGTGTGAGTATCTACCACACCAAGTGTTCTTTGGCTTTCTTCCTGAGTCGCAATCGCATAAGCTTCATTAATTGTAACTACTGGTCTCCTTGCAAGTATGTTACTCCTCACATTCCCATAGCTTTCATTTAAGCCCATAAGGAACTGCAACACACGCTGAGATTTCAAATGTTCAACTGATGGCCTTGATTCCTCACAATCACAG containing:
- the LOC138904694 gene encoding uncharacterized protein: MVGNEVSSFDHNHPLFLPAGDTPGLVFIPIKLTGPENYAMWSRAMKLALREKSKLEFVDGSCTKSRYKGIVYASDAIKVWNNFQERFDRSNLTRIYHLWTEIETMRQGTDPESRPSVEHLKSQRVLQFLMGLNESYGNVRSNILARRPVVTINEAYAIATQEESQRTLGVVDTHTDSLTMLAGKTQGFKPKDTGLICEHCSYKGHLKENCYKIVGYPPDFKSTVTLLSSTYACEWIIDSGASHHIIPCKKLLEEQRSLEKQHDSRVLYNSKVLRSDNRTKCFNSQCNGLLSSLGIVHQSSCAYTPQQNGTVERKHIHILEVARALKIHSSIPVKFWGECVKIAVYLINKLPIAILDGKTPYELLYGKEPRLDHLRVFGCLYYANSLPRGDKLASRARRKVLMGYSEVQKGYRLLDLDSKTFFVSRDVSFREGILPFRAMQVENEEEVLFIPINDITNISRH